Proteins encoded within one genomic window of Rhizobium favelukesii:
- the virB11 gene encoding P-type DNA transfer ATPase VirB11 — translation MSEALARVAASGNDPHYFLKRALSPLAEFLADPKVVEISINRPGEVFIERLGSPHMEFHEIPALTGTEIEHIGERVAATSNQFISRINPLLSAALPGGERIQIILPPAAPDGGAISIRKQVISDFTLAQYRDSGALDKVSVTVGGLSGTEQRLVALLKADRIHDFVETAVRERVSILISGGTSTGKTTFLNACLKSIDVHERILTLEDTRELFPPHRNSVHLVASRGDQGTAHVTIQSLLEASLRMRPDRLFVGEIRGAEAFAFLRTINTGHPGSMSTVHADTPMGAYEQLAMMMMQAGLSSGYSKPDLMSYIRMVIPVVIQLRRDGGRRGVSEIYYARRVP, via the coding sequence ATGAGCGAGGCCTTGGCACGGGTCGCGGCGTCAGGCAATGATCCGCATTATTTCCTGAAGCGGGCGCTCTCCCCGCTGGCAGAGTTTCTCGCCGATCCAAAAGTCGTCGAGATTTCCATCAATCGGCCGGGCGAGGTGTTCATCGAGCGTCTCGGTTCACCGCATATGGAGTTTCATGAAATCCCGGCCCTGACGGGGACCGAGATCGAACATATCGGCGAGCGGGTGGCCGCCACGAGCAACCAGTTCATCAGCCGCATCAATCCACTGCTCAGTGCCGCACTGCCGGGCGGCGAGCGTATCCAGATCATTCTTCCACCGGCTGCTCCTGATGGGGGCGCCATCTCGATCCGTAAGCAGGTGATCAGCGATTTCACGCTGGCGCAGTATCGCGATAGCGGCGCGCTCGATAAGGTTTCCGTCACCGTCGGCGGATTGAGCGGGACCGAGCAGAGGCTTGTCGCGCTCCTGAAGGCGGACCGCATCCACGACTTTGTCGAGACGGCCGTCCGTGAACGCGTGTCGATCCTGATCAGCGGCGGCACGTCCACCGGCAAGACGACCTTTCTCAACGCCTGCCTCAAGAGCATCGACGTGCACGAACGCATCCTGACGCTCGAAGACACACGCGAACTCTTCCCGCCTCATCGCAACAGCGTCCATCTGGTCGCATCGCGTGGCGATCAGGGGACGGCCCATGTGACAATCCAATCGCTTCTCGAGGCATCGTTGCGCATGCGGCCGGATCGGCTATTCGTCGGGGAGATCCGCGGGGCCGAGGCCTTCGCGTTCCTGCGCACCATCAACACAGGTCATCCCGGCAGCATGTCGACCGTGCACGCCGATACGCCCATGGGGGCCTATGAGCAGCTCGCCATGATGATGATGCAGGCGGGGCTGTCGTCGGGCTATTCGAAGCCGGATCTGATGTCCTACATCCGCATGGTGATACCGGTGGTGATCCAGCTGCGCCGTGACGGTGGCCGGCGCGGCGTATCGGAGATCTACTATGCCCGGCGCGTGCCATGA
- the virB10 gene encoding type IV secretion system protein VirB10, which translates to MKRSPELEAMLAADETEVRDQGARRKQLIGGAALLLGGAALAYVIVFAPQKRPGDVPQGDEEFSTTTFRPPSFLREDRKPEQKPAENIIQLPQPPEEEKEDHSDTTEFNVPPPPVAVETAEQKQQPPEEFPKRFLSKQIVTDSAKADSGDGSLTGAAAEGAPTVAGEDSNSKFLATASAIGDRSAKARQIGRLDAMIPEGTLIPGILETAINSDLPGQIRAITSQDVYSFDGRRILVPTGTRLIGEYQSDMTRGQKRIFVIWTRLLRDDGVSVRLNSIGTDSLGRSGLTGVVDNKWRERFGSAVLLSIVGAGSSYLTGYGTGQYSSGSSNNGESDSQRAADLARKTIAQTFSDMANQALGENLKIPPTISVHQGERIFVYVRQDLDFSAMYPDPVEAALKEIKHERGLGTGRGVRQ; encoded by the coding sequence ATGAAACGATCGCCCGAACTCGAGGCGATGTTGGCTGCGGACGAGACTGAAGTGCGCGATCAGGGTGCCCGGCGCAAGCAGCTCATCGGCGGTGCTGCGCTGTTGCTCGGGGGGGCAGCACTCGCTTATGTGATCGTCTTCGCACCGCAAAAGCGTCCAGGGGATGTCCCTCAGGGTGACGAAGAATTTTCCACGACCACCTTCCGGCCGCCGTCCTTTCTCCGTGAGGACCGCAAGCCCGAGCAGAAACCGGCCGAGAATATCATCCAGCTTCCGCAGCCGCCGGAGGAAGAGAAAGAAGACCATTCGGATACCACGGAATTTAATGTTCCGCCTCCGCCCGTCGCCGTCGAAACCGCCGAACAGAAGCAACAGCCGCCCGAGGAATTCCCGAAGCGATTTCTTTCCAAGCAGATTGTTACAGACTCCGCCAAGGCCGACAGCGGAGACGGCTCGCTGACCGGTGCCGCTGCGGAGGGTGCACCGACCGTGGCGGGTGAGGATAGCAACAGCAAGTTCCTGGCAACGGCCTCGGCAATTGGCGATCGCTCGGCCAAGGCGCGTCAGATCGGGCGGCTGGATGCCATGATCCCCGAGGGCACGCTGATCCCCGGGATTCTTGAAACTGCCATCAACAGCGACCTCCCTGGTCAGATCCGCGCCATCACTTCCCAGGACGTCTATTCCTTCGATGGCCGTCGGATCCTCGTTCCGACGGGAACGCGGCTGATTGGCGAATACCAGTCCGATATGACCCGTGGGCAGAAGCGCATCTTCGTCATTTGGACACGGCTCCTGCGCGACGACGGCGTTTCCGTTCGGCTGAACAGCATCGGCACCGACAGCCTCGGCCGGTCCGGCCTCACCGGTGTCGTCGACAACAAATGGCGCGAGCGTTTCGGCTCGGCCGTCCTGCTCTCCATTGTCGGTGCTGGCTCATCCTATCTTACCGGCTATGGCACCGGCCAATACAGTTCCGGCAGCAGTAACAATGGAGAGTCCGATTCCCAACGCGCCGCCGACCTGGCTCGCAAGACCATCGCCCAGACCTTCTCCGACATGGCCAACCAGGCGCTCGGAGAAAACCTCAAAATTCCGCCGACGATCAGCGTCCACCAGGGTGAGCGCATCTTCGTCTATGTCCGCCAGGATCTCGACTTCTCCGCCATGTATCCGGATCCGGTCGAGGCAGCCTTGAAGGAGATCAAGCATGAGCGAGGCCTTGGCACGGGTCGCGGCGTCAGGCAATGA
- a CDS encoding TrbG/VirB9 family P-type conjugative transfer protein: MIKPLLFAIAVMAINGADSATGAETPLAGRLDPRVTSVVYQANNVVRVFATYGVSTMIIFDEDEKFETIAVGDTDSWDVVPTDKGNILFVKPKAKNIATNMNVVTTKRIYYLELNDYAPEDNKQVFGIRFIYPDKALNASLRKEAEVRAGYPNISGIEKANVNIDYSFSGDGRLKPLMVFDDGKKTFFKFGDRVPAIFAVNADFTETLRNFRREGDYIVVDGTAAQYTLRDGNQWTCIFNLRKPDFGAPDPAIMGPVPDDKATMRRRSGNG, from the coding sequence GTGATCAAACCGCTTCTCTTTGCCATTGCCGTCATGGCTATTAACGGCGCCGACAGCGCCACAGGCGCCGAGACGCCATTGGCGGGCCGTCTCGACCCTCGCGTCACCAGCGTCGTCTATCAAGCGAACAACGTCGTACGTGTCTTCGCGACCTACGGCGTCTCGACGATGATCATCTTCGACGAAGACGAGAAGTTCGAAACGATCGCCGTCGGCGATACGGACAGCTGGGACGTGGTACCGACTGACAAGGGCAACATCCTCTTCGTCAAGCCGAAGGCGAAGAACATCGCGACCAACATGAATGTCGTGACGACGAAGCGCATCTACTATCTCGAGCTTAACGACTATGCGCCGGAGGACAACAAACAGGTCTTCGGCATTCGCTTCATCTATCCCGACAAGGCCCTGAACGCCTCGCTTCGAAAAGAGGCGGAAGTCCGCGCCGGCTACCCGAACATCTCAGGCATCGAGAAGGCCAACGTCAACATCGACTATTCCTTTTCCGGCGATGGCCGGCTGAAGCCACTGATGGTCTTCGATGATGGTAAAAAGACGTTCTTCAAATTCGGCGACAGAGTACCGGCGATCTTTGCTGTCAACGCGGACTTCACCGAGACCCTGCGCAATTTCCGGCGCGAGGGCGACTACATCGTCGTCGACGGAACCGCTGCACAATATACGCTGCGCGACGGGAACCAGTGGACCTGCATCTTCAATCTCAGAAAGCCCGATTTCGGCGCCCCGGATCCAGCGATCATGGGGCCAGTGCCGGATGACAAGGCGACAATGCGAAGAAGGAGCGGCAACGGATGA
- a CDS encoding virB8 family protein, translating into MADSKDLNLRTYYQSGDIWEQEIVKKAKRSRTLAWFVATIFGGITLLSLLALVMLVPLKSFEPYIVEVDRSTGYIEVKTGLTRPTNLTEQQAITQASIVRYIRAREGYDPYAIEQNFGIAALLSTGNAARELQDLYSATNAKNPAKVYGKSKRITTEIASVTLPNNSTGIVRFSTTELSDTDSVTNHWIAVVRYRYTDTPATNEWRFENPLGFQAYDYRRDQETVTGSGQ; encoded by the coding sequence ATGGCCGATTCCAAAGACCTCAATCTACGCACCTATTATCAGAGCGGCGATATCTGGGAGCAGGAGATCGTCAAAAAGGCGAAGCGCTCGCGCACGCTTGCGTGGTTCGTTGCAACGATTTTCGGCGGCATCACGCTGTTGAGCTTGCTCGCCCTCGTCATGCTCGTGCCGCTGAAAAGCTTCGAGCCCTACATCGTCGAAGTCGACAGGAGCACGGGCTATATCGAGGTGAAGACCGGTCTAACGCGACCGACGAACCTCACGGAACAGCAGGCGATCACCCAGGCCAGTATCGTCCGATACATTCGGGCTCGCGAGGGGTACGATCCCTATGCCATCGAACAGAATTTCGGCATAGCGGCACTGCTGTCGACGGGCAATGCGGCGCGCGAGCTGCAGGACCTCTACAGCGCCACCAATGCGAAGAACCCGGCCAAGGTCTACGGCAAGAGCAAGCGCATCACCACCGAGATCGCTTCGGTCACCCTCCCGAACAACTCCACCGGCATCGTTCGTTTTTCGACGACGGAGCTCTCCGACACCGATTCCGTTACCAACCACTGGATCGCGGTGGTTCGCTATCGCTACACCGACACGCCGGCGACCAACGAGTGGCGCTTCGAGAACCCTCTGGGCTTCCAGGCCTATGACTATCGCCGCGACCAGGAAACGGTGACGGGGAGCGGCCAGTGA
- a CDS encoding type IV secretion system protein, with protein sequence MQDFLGDLLDRIENSGTSFSEKAYTIVGNEIMPLLQTLFVVYVAWYGLQLVMGTARLGVGEIVGRIVRMMIILTLVSSWGNFNNLFYRWINDTPEDVGRAILAASGTGISEPTNGMSMIWRTANEAASALAEQSGYLTILPSMIGVTIMVGAGVFIAIALAILILAKVMLWVLIGTSPIFISCMLFERTRGYGVGWFNQLLTYALIPLFIYVIAAFLIAAMNPELLKIDAASGSRTLTLADIAGFLLLCIAGGFVMLYIQSLGQGIAGGIAAGIGNAATNIARFAGVRVPLAAGKAALSVGRAAYQAGRGLGERARNGGNDDASGTRSAMQSRITQNSTPT encoded by the coding sequence ATGCAGGATTTTCTCGGTGATCTGCTCGACCGCATCGAGAACTCGGGGACGAGCTTCTCGGAGAAAGCCTATACGATCGTCGGCAACGAGATCATGCCGCTGCTGCAGACCTTGTTCGTCGTTTATGTCGCCTGGTACGGGCTCCAGCTTGTCATGGGAACAGCCCGGCTCGGCGTCGGCGAAATCGTCGGACGCATCGTGCGTATGATGATCATCCTTACGTTGGTCAGCTCCTGGGGCAACTTCAACAACCTGTTCTACCGCTGGATCAACGACACGCCCGAGGACGTCGGCCGTGCGATCCTGGCAGCATCCGGCACCGGAATTTCCGAGCCGACCAATGGCATGTCGATGATCTGGCGCACCGCCAACGAGGCGGCCTCGGCTCTTGCCGAGCAGTCTGGCTACCTCACCATCCTGCCAAGCATGATCGGCGTCACTATCATGGTCGGCGCCGGTGTCTTCATTGCGATCGCGCTTGCCATTCTGATCCTCGCCAAGGTGATGCTTTGGGTGCTGATTGGAACCTCTCCTATCTTCATCAGCTGCATGCTGTTCGAGAGAACGCGCGGTTACGGCGTTGGCTGGTTCAATCAGCTGCTCACCTACGCCCTGATCCCGCTGTTCATCTACGTCATTGCCGCATTCCTGATTGCCGCCATGAATCCTGAACTATTGAAGATCGACGCAGCCAGTGGTTCGAGAACACTCACGCTCGCCGATATCGCCGGCTTCCTGCTGCTGTGCATCGCGGGCGGCTTCGTCATGCTCTACATCCAGTCGTTGGGCCAGGGCATCGCTGGCGGAATCGCTGCAGGCATCGGCAACGCGGCGACCAACATTGCCCGTTTTGCCGGCGTAAGGGTACCGCTTGCGGCCGGTAAGGCCGCTCTCAGCGTTGGGAGAGCCGCCTACCAGGCCGGGCGGGGTCTGGGCGAGCGCGCCCGAAATGGCGGTAACGACGATGCCTCCGGCACGCGTTCCGCCATGCAATCACGCATCACCCAGAACAGCACGCCAACCTGA
- a CDS encoding type IV secretion system protein — MRAIVLSSLALHVLPSVVLADVPVIDRTNYKVAQKTAETTRQILDTNKNILTTVEDTLKAVTGDRGSTAAPLKDLAIGSGFSVSAIPSFDSILKEGVPNLGNMGGDIAKGATVFINGLQLVKSLSGKEDSTFSGDKSYEQLVNTVLGVSALVNGSQQAIKSRRSAFEQAGGQIGTAQDIKGSIDQNTQLQVQSGLTLNEMIGVMNGAVTSLQAENQRRLTDISNTKKALAYGN; from the coding sequence ATGAGAGCCATCGTGCTGAGCAGCCTTGCGCTGCACGTTCTGCCGAGCGTCGTGTTGGCTGACGTGCCGGTGATCGACAGGACCAACTATAAGGTCGCCCAAAAGACCGCGGAGACGACCAGGCAGATCCTGGACACGAACAAGAATATCCTGACGACCGTCGAGGATACGTTGAAAGCGGTCACCGGCGATCGCGGCAGCACGGCGGCCCCCTTGAAAGACCTTGCCATCGGCAGCGGCTTCAGCGTCTCGGCGATCCCGTCCTTCGACAGCATCCTGAAAGAAGGCGTTCCGAACCTCGGCAACATGGGCGGCGACATTGCCAAGGGCGCAACGGTGTTCATCAACGGTTTGCAACTGGTCAAATCGCTGTCCGGCAAAGAAGACAGCACTTTTTCCGGCGACAAATCCTACGAGCAGCTGGTGAACACGGTCCTGGGGGTATCGGCACTCGTCAACGGGTCGCAGCAGGCGATCAAGAGCCGACGCAGCGCTTTCGAGCAGGCAGGGGGCCAGATCGGCACAGCGCAAGACATCAAAGGTTCGATCGATCAGAACACACAGCTGCAGGTTCAATCAGGCCTGACGCTCAACGAAATGATCGGCGTCATGAATGGCGCCGTCACGTCCCTGCAAGCGGAGAACCAGCGGCGTCTCACCGATATTTCAAACACCAAGAAGGCGCTGGCCTATGGGAACTGA
- a CDS encoding VirB4 family type IV secretion/conjugal transfer ATPase, with amino-acid sequence MLKVVREELGFGVIGGRERPMSKHIPYLRHVADTVVNLADGALMSVIKLDGLFFQTEDQAELNMRSAVQNTMIRALGSSRFSIWSTVIRRQIDAAQEGAYEDPFCAALNRRYMAALAQKRLFANELYLTIVRSGMRGPLAIGDKLRRLLDRTAGSDLRDQQLREAVGELEELTENIVRDLRKYGARALGVVHRAGEPYSEPLEFLNTILTCGIPRKMRLPRMGIANYVGASRLHFSRRTLQAQGATPDDNRYGAMLSIKEYPPFTGPGMLDGLLQVNHEFILTQSFTIADKPVAQERITRLKRQIGASDEAGSDVENDIDFALNSLLNQEAVFGFHHLSLLCLSRDLDGINKVVSELGACLTDMNINWLREDLNAEAAFWAQLPGNHAYIARKAMLSSANFSGLSSMHNFASGQSERLHWGSPITILETTSQTPYWFNFHQRDIGHFLVTGPTGSGKTVALTFLLAQAFRVRPTPKAVFFDKDRGAEIFIRAINGTYEVLTPGTQTGFNPLQLENIGENREFLLRLLKTMLRRGDGGDFDQQEEDVLERAIVRLMQEPAAERNLSNLSGLLTGRSRADPNDLHSRLRPWIDGEKAWLFNARHDVLSFSDRNAVGFDMTSILDNDEVRTPALMYIYHRLDELFDGAPVMIFMDEGWRLLRDQTFSDFIIDKAKTIRKLNGIVGFGTQSAADIVRSPAAHTLIEQSATNIHFPNPRADEESYIGGFGLTVKEFNFIRNTPPEKRAFLIKHGHDSVIARLDLSSMPDLIKVLSGRKETIEECASLRETHGDDAGAWLPTFCGWEDGT; translated from the coding sequence ATGCTGAAGGTCGTGCGCGAAGAGCTCGGTTTCGGCGTCATCGGCGGCCGGGAACGGCCGATGTCGAAACACATCCCCTATCTCAGGCATGTGGCGGATACGGTCGTCAATCTCGCCGATGGCGCGCTGATGAGTGTCATCAAACTCGACGGCCTCTTCTTCCAGACAGAGGACCAGGCCGAGCTCAACATGCGCTCGGCAGTCCAGAACACGATGATCAGGGCGCTCGGATCGAGCCGCTTTTCAATCTGGTCGACGGTGATCCGCCGCCAGATTGATGCCGCTCAGGAGGGCGCGTACGAGGACCCATTCTGTGCTGCTCTTAACCGCCGCTACATGGCAGCACTTGCCCAAAAGCGACTGTTTGCGAACGAACTCTATCTCACCATTGTTCGCTCGGGCATGCGTGGCCCGCTTGCGATCGGCGACAAGCTGCGGCGCCTCCTGGATCGTACAGCGGGCAGCGATTTGCGTGACCAGCAACTGCGCGAAGCGGTCGGCGAGCTCGAGGAGCTGACGGAAAACATTGTGCGCGATCTTCGCAAGTACGGCGCCCGCGCACTCGGCGTCGTCCATCGCGCCGGCGAACCCTATTCGGAGCCGCTGGAGTTCCTGAACACCATTTTGACCTGTGGCATCCCGCGGAAGATGCGCCTGCCCAGGATGGGTATTGCCAACTACGTCGGAGCCTCACGACTGCACTTTTCGAGGCGAACATTACAGGCTCAGGGCGCGACGCCTGACGACAACCGCTATGGCGCGATGCTCTCCATCAAGGAATATCCCCCCTTCACCGGTCCCGGCATGCTCGATGGGCTCCTTCAGGTGAACCACGAGTTCATCCTCACCCAGTCCTTTACGATCGCCGACAAACCGGTGGCCCAAGAGCGCATCACCCGCCTGAAGCGGCAGATCGGCGCGTCCGATGAGGCCGGCAGCGATGTCGAAAACGATATCGATTTCGCGCTGAACAGTCTGCTGAACCAGGAAGCGGTGTTCGGTTTCCATCATCTCTCCCTGCTTTGCCTTTCGCGCGACCTCGACGGCATCAACAAGGTGGTGTCCGAACTCGGCGCCTGCTTGACCGACATGAACATCAACTGGCTGCGCGAAGATCTGAACGCAGAGGCGGCCTTCTGGGCCCAGCTTCCAGGCAACCATGCCTACATCGCCCGAAAAGCGATGTTGTCGAGCGCCAATTTCTCCGGCCTCTCGTCGATGCATAATTTCGCGTCCGGCCAGAGCGAGCGCCTGCACTGGGGAAGTCCCATCACCATCCTGGAGACGACCAGCCAGACGCCCTACTGGTTCAATTTTCATCAGCGCGATATCGGCCATTTCCTGGTGACCGGCCCGACCGGTTCAGGCAAGACCGTGGCGCTGACGTTCCTTCTGGCGCAGGCGTTCCGTGTGCGACCGACGCCTAAGGCGGTATTTTTCGACAAAGACCGGGGTGCTGAAATTTTCATCCGGGCGATCAACGGCACCTATGAGGTGCTCACCCCGGGAACGCAGACCGGTTTTAATCCCTTGCAGCTTGAGAACATCGGCGAGAACCGCGAATTCCTCCTGCGCCTCCTCAAAACGATGCTGCGGCGTGGCGATGGTGGCGATTTCGATCAACAAGAAGAGGACGTGCTCGAGCGCGCCATCGTGCGGCTGATGCAGGAGCCGGCCGCAGAGCGCAATCTTTCCAACCTCTCCGGTCTGCTGACCGGCCGATCGCGAGCTGATCCCAACGATCTGCATTCGCGTCTGAGGCCATGGATAGATGGCGAGAAGGCTTGGCTGTTCAATGCTCGCCATGATGTTCTGTCCTTCTCCGATCGAAACGCCGTCGGCTTCGACATGACAAGCATCCTCGACAATGACGAGGTGCGCACGCCAGCGCTGATGTACATCTACCACCGTCTCGATGAGTTATTCGATGGCGCGCCGGTGATGATCTTCATGGATGAAGGCTGGCGGTTATTGAGGGATCAAACCTTCAGCGACTTCATCATCGACAAGGCGAAGACGATCCGAAAGCTGAACGGCATCGTCGGGTTCGGAACGCAATCGGCCGCCGACATCGTCCGCTCGCCGGCGGCGCATACCCTGATCGAACAATCGGCGACCAATATCCATTTCCCCAATCCCCGGGCGGATGAGGAAAGCTATATCGGCGGGTTCGGTCTGACGGTGAAGGAGTTCAACTTCATCCGTAACACGCCGCCGGAGAAGCGGGCGTTCCTGATCAAGCACGGCCATGACAGCGTGATTGCCAGGCTCGATCTCAGCTCGATGCCTGATCTGATCAAGGTTCTGTCGGGACGGAAGGAAACGATCGAGGAATGCGCGAGCCTGCGCGAGACCCATGGCGATGATGCCGGAGCATGGCTCCCTACCTTTTGTGGCTGGGAGGATGGCACATGA
- a CDS encoding type IV secretion system protein VirB3 translates to MAEPDLTKPILTPLIIGLTRSPTLWGVPYMAAIIVMGLTIIAWLATNRLWALLTAPIAYLALFTLCTWDARILDVLQVSTRLTPRTPNKVFWGGNSYGP, encoded by the coding sequence ATGGCCGAGCCCGACCTCACAAAGCCGATCCTCACCCCGTTGATCATCGGTCTGACGCGCTCGCCGACCTTGTGGGGGGTGCCGTACATGGCGGCCATCATCGTCATGGGTCTCACGATCATCGCCTGGCTTGCCACCAACAGGCTGTGGGCGTTGCTGACCGCCCCGATCGCCTATCTGGCTCTTTTCACCCTTTGCACCTGGGACGCTCGTATTCTGGACGTCCTTCAAGTCTCAACACGATTGACGCCGCGAACGCCGAACAAGGTCTTCTGGGGCGGCAATTCCTATGGGCCTTGA
- a CDS encoding TrbC/VirB2 family protein — translation MKIPDTFRQSRALHIVTICSLVATAQFFSADLAMAQQTSQAFAPLQAVMQAIVDFITGPFGRLCAIIAVISMGFLAFAGRLSWFLVGGVALGIGLVFGGPGIVDALISVVGH, via the coding sequence ATGAAGATTCCCGATACTTTCCGGCAATCCCGGGCGCTCCACATCGTGACAATCTGCTCGCTCGTTGCGACAGCCCAGTTTTTCAGCGCCGATTTGGCGATGGCGCAGCAAACGAGCCAGGCCTTCGCACCACTTCAGGCCGTGATGCAGGCGATCGTCGACTTCATCACCGGACCCTTTGGACGGTTGTGCGCGATCATCGCGGTAATTTCGATGGGCTTCCTCGCCTTTGCCGGTCGCCTCAGCTGGTTCCTCGTGGGCGGCGTTGCACTCGGCATTGGTCTCGTCTTTGGGGGGCCGGGCATTGTCGATGCACTGATATCCGTTGTCGGGCACTAA
- a CDS encoding lytic transglycosylase domain-containing protein, whose amino-acid sequence MSTSRCGPSPLGPAAIRDLVIASADKHGVDRSLATAIAWTESRFDRIRNSPKGARGVMQLMPATAQRYGVRDVCDPVSNIDGGVRYLRSLIDQFGNPLLAAAAYNAGEQPIYDHHGVPPYPETVAYVAAVLNYQLGLQPLRVKSATLQSGDGDRSSTRSNSVIGATATAKFVGGVMQF is encoded by the coding sequence TTGTCGACTAGCCGTTGCGGGCCGTCGCCACTTGGCCCGGCAGCTATCCGTGATTTGGTCATCGCCTCGGCGGACAAGCACGGCGTCGACCGAAGCCTTGCAACGGCGATCGCCTGGACCGAAAGCCGGTTCGATCGGATCCGCAACAGCCCGAAAGGCGCGCGCGGCGTCATGCAGTTGATGCCGGCAACCGCGCAGCGTTACGGGGTACGCGACGTTTGCGATCCCGTCTCGAACATCGACGGTGGTGTCCGCTATCTCCGCTCGCTCATTGACCAGTTCGGCAACCCGCTGCTTGCGGCAGCCGCCTACAATGCCGGTGAGCAGCCGATCTACGACCATCACGGTGTGCCGCCCTACCCCGAGACCGTCGCCTATGTCGCAGCCGTCCTCAACTATCAGCTTGGGCTCCAGCCGCTCCGCGTAAAGAGCGCGACGCTGCAGTCGGGCGACGGCGACCGATCATCAACTCGAAGCAACAGCGTCATCGGCGCAACCGCCACGGCAAAGTTCGTTGGCGGCGTGATGCAATTCTAG
- a CDS encoding response regulator transcription factor has protein sequence MPPVPTIAVVDDDQAIREAMDDLVKSCGYECQVFASAEEFLAFEPRSIIDCMLVDVKMPGLSGIELQAELNKHSQRPPMIFVTSYKDERTRSAAMNAGAFAFLGKPVDIEKLIGCLESALGH, from the coding sequence TTGCCCCCAGTCCCTACCATAGCCGTCGTAGACGACGACCAGGCTATCCGTGAAGCCATGGATGATCTCGTCAAGTCCTGCGGTTACGAGTGCCAGGTGTTCGCCTCGGCGGAAGAGTTTCTCGCCTTCGAACCGCGATCGATAATCGATTGCATGCTCGTCGATGTGAAGATGCCCGGTCTCAGTGGGATCGAGCTGCAGGCTGAATTGAACAAGCATTCGCAGCGCCCCCCGATGATCTTTGTCACCTCCTACAAGGATGAACGGACGCGCAGCGCGGCGATGAACGCGGGTGCATTCGCTTTTCTTGGAAAGCCTGTCGATATCGAAAAGCTGATCGGTTGCCTGGAGTCGGCGCTCGGGCACTGA
- a CDS encoding response regulator transcription factor: MAETRKSQKEAPGPVVFIVDDDLSMREALTDLFRSMKFDAQAFDSATAFMEAANVDRPGCILLDVRLPGVSGLEFQTQLERIGSKMPVVFMTGFGDIPMSVRAMKAGAVDFLTKPFKDQDILDAVATAIARDAVRRRQNAQSEAVASLAGSLTPREREVMEAVVRGLMNKQIAYELGISEVTVKLHRGNVMRKMDVRSVAELVRKAEMLGDGVRPPVS; this comes from the coding sequence ATGGCTGAGACACGCAAGTCACAAAAGGAAGCGCCCGGACCTGTGGTCTTCATCGTCGATGACGACCTCTCGATGCGAGAAGCGCTCACGGACCTGTTCCGCTCGATGAAATTCGACGCGCAGGCATTCGACAGCGCGACGGCCTTCATGGAGGCCGCAAACGTCGATCGCCCCGGCTGCATTCTCCTCGATGTGCGCTTGCCTGGTGTCAGCGGTCTGGAATTCCAGACGCAACTGGAGCGCATCGGCAGCAAGATGCCCGTTGTCTTCATGACCGGATTCGGGGACATTCCGATGAGCGTGCGGGCAATGAAAGCCGGCGCCGTCGACTTTTTGACCAAGCCCTTCAAGGATCAGGATATTCTCGACGCGGTGGCAACGGCGATCGCGCGCGATGCCGTGCGCCGACGCCAGAATGCGCAGAGCGAAGCCGTTGCCTCGCTTGCGGGAAGCCTGACACCGCGTGAGCGCGAAGTCATGGAAGCGGTGGTCAGGGGGCTGATGAACAAGCAGATCGCCTATGAGCTCGGCATCAGCGAGGTCACAGTGAAACTGCACCGCGGCAATGTGATGCGGAAAATGGACGTTCGCTCGGTGGCCGAGCTTGTGAGGAAGGCCGAAATGCTGGGCGATGGCGTACGACCACCTGTATCTTAG